From a single Rutidosis leptorrhynchoides isolate AG116_Rl617_1_P2 chromosome 5, CSIRO_AGI_Rlap_v1, whole genome shotgun sequence genomic region:
- the LOC139849083 gene encoding uncharacterized protein — MRTHGNGHCLQTDLSPQKKLQGLLEDKFLLEGRGQRETIRNNLVPKKVNIFISRVLHKPIPVLVELDKSGIDLNSVRCPICDDDVETIDHSLIFCTSAFDIWSKVYKWWGIGPYSNLSIHESFSGKLNISISELGMKIWQAVEWMCGYLLWKNRNNKVFKNKSWSGPSALNEIQILSFDWISRRIKNVQLDWYTWLVNPHSYLQI, encoded by the coding sequence ATGCGGACTCATGGAAATGGTCATTGTCTTCAAACGGATCTTTCACCACAAAAAAAACTTCAGGGTCTTCTAGAAGACAAATTTCTTTTGGAAGGAAGAGGTCAACGAGAAACGATACGAAATAACTTGGTACCCAAAAAAGTCAATATTTTCATTTCGAGGGTCCTACATAAACCAATACCGGTTCTAGTAGAATTGGATAAAAGCGGAATTGATTTAAATTCGGTTAGGTGCCCAATTTGCGATGACGACGTGGAGACAATCGATCACTCTTTAATTTTCTGCACCTCCGCATTCGATATATGGTCAAAGGTATACAAATGGTGGGGGATCGGTCCTTATTCAAATCTCAGCATTCACGAATCCTTTTCAGGCAAGTTAAACATCTCTATCTCCGAACTCGGCATGAAGATATGGCAAGCAGTCGAATGGATGTGCGGCTATCTTTTATGGAAAAACCGAAACAATAAGGTTTTCAAAAACAAAAGTTGGTCCGGTCCATCGGCCTTAAACGAGATTCAAATTTTAAGCTTCGATTGGATTTCAAGAAGAATAAAGAACGTGCAACTTGATTGGTATACATGGCTAGTCAACCCTCATTCCTACCTTCAAATCTAG